One Paraburkholderia aromaticivorans genomic region harbors:
- a CDS encoding DUF47 domain-containing protein, which yields MFGRFMPTEGKFFEIFNAHATCIVSASRELELLIDNLQDAETHKQNVQKAEKAADKLTHETIDLLHKTFITPLDRDEIHKLITTMDDILDLMEDVATAISLYDVQAVTSEASQLAHICTATSERVQFAVSLLSDMKQASQILKACEDIDRLESEADRVLRSAMSKLFREEDNVKTLIKLKAIYELLETITDKCEDVANIIEGIVLENA from the coding sequence ATGTTCGGTCGATTCATGCCCACCGAGGGCAAGTTCTTTGAAATTTTCAATGCACACGCAACGTGCATCGTCTCGGCAAGCCGCGAACTCGAGCTGCTGATCGACAACCTGCAGGACGCCGAGACCCACAAGCAAAACGTGCAGAAAGCCGAGAAGGCCGCTGACAAGCTCACGCACGAAACCATCGACCTGCTGCACAAGACGTTCATCACGCCGCTCGACCGTGACGAGATCCACAAGCTGATCACCACGATGGACGACATCCTCGACCTGATGGAAGACGTCGCCACCGCCATTTCGCTGTACGACGTGCAGGCCGTGACCTCCGAGGCGAGCCAATTGGCGCACATCTGCACGGCAACCTCCGAGCGTGTGCAGTTCGCCGTGAGCCTGCTGTCCGACATGAAGCAGGCGAGCCAGATCCTGAAGGCCTGCGAGGACATCGACCGTCTGGAATCGGAAGCCGACCGTGTGCTGCGCTCGGCCATGTCGAAACTGTTCCGCGAAGAAGACAACGTCAAGACCCTGATCAAGCTCAAAGCGATCTACGAATTGCTCGAAACGATCACGGACAAGTGTGAAGATGTAGCGAACATCATCGAAGGCATCGTGCTGGAAAACGCATAA
- a CDS encoding helix-turn-helix transcriptional regulator, producing MTDQPARLLTMAEVVKRTGICRTNIYRLIARGEFAPVVRLSPSRIAFLESDLAAWLHSRREGSAALLATLEASRKTPSKPTYAPIHLNQLRHAPANDAGDLYGNTK from the coding sequence ATGACCGATCAACCCGCAAGGCTGCTGACGATGGCCGAAGTCGTCAAGCGCACAGGTATTTGCCGCACAAATATTTACAGGCTAATCGCACGCGGCGAGTTTGCGCCCGTAGTTCGATTAAGCCCTTCCCGGATCGCCTTCCTTGAATCCGATCTAGCCGCATGGTTGCACTCAAGACGTGAAGGCAGCGCCGCGTTGCTCGCGACGCTCGAAGCAAGCCGCAAGACGCCTTCCAAGCCTACCTACGCACCGATTCACTTAAACCAACTCAGGCATGCGCCTGCAAACGATGCGGGCGATTTATACGGGAACACCAAATGA